From a single Hippoglossus stenolepis isolate QCI-W04-F060 chromosome 2, HSTE1.2, whole genome shotgun sequence genomic region:
- the LOC118098929 gene encoding sialoadhesin-like, which produces MSVTAAASGFVVLLLTVTVVQGADGWRVRCTPTQICAVKGSKVQIRCSYWHPSRIDDLDVAVEQRFWFTKGQDSEPVDLRAASEYTGRVQYHCGNKACTLTITDLRDSDSDVYQFRFITNQPTGRFTGSTGVSLSVTGVQVISTELSDCRREDCSRSRVECQTSCPPTPSPSYIWYKNGQKTSEQKSYSASFYSTDSISCAVRGHEDFPSAPVCVHGNSCDRVNYIDRNICAFKGSSVDISCSYSSHYDPITKFWFVAEQLYRPRAVDLLKDPEFTHRVQVLEPERGRSTLRIMNLRLSDSAQYRFTFKSQRSEWERSFPGTTLTVTDPDVQVIWSPIGPTLTCHSSCLLSGRPSFVWYKNGTEIHGETSPTFRGFLHPENSYSCAYELHHSSPVYAPKVPLVQLSQPGDILKGSSVSLTCSSDANPPPAYAWYKKNQTLLNRAAQLVFSSIPLSDSGEYYCTAENALGKTASKRVLINVKYAPQSSSVSVSPSGEIMEGSSVTLTCSSDANPAANYTWYKENRTLLQGPEGVYRLSSISSGDSGVYSCKSENQYGRINSTSLHLDVQYAPKPPSVSVSPSGEIMKGSSVTLTCSSDA; this is translated from the exons TGGTGCAGGGTGCGGATGGCTGGAGAGTGAGGTGCACTCCTACTCAGATCTGTGCTGTAAAAGGATCGAAGGTGCAAATACGCTGCTCCTACTGGCACCCATCCAGAATAGATGACCTTGATGTTGCAGTGGAGCAAAGGTTCTGGTTTACTAAAGGGCAGGATAGTGAACCTGTGGATCTGAGAGCAGCCTCTGAGTACACAGGGCGTGTGCAGTATCACTGTGGAAACAAGGCCTGCACTCTGACCATCACAGACCTGAGAGACAGCGACTCGGATGTGTACCAGTTCAGGTTCataacaaaccaacctactgggagaTTTACTGGTtcaactggagtctccttgtctgtcacag GTGTCCAGGTGATCAGCACAGAATTATCAGATTGCAGGAGGGAGGACTGTTCAAGGTCACGTGTGGAGTGTCAAACCAGTTGTCCTCCAACTCCCAGTCCGTCCTACATCTGGTACAAGAACGGACAAAAGACATCGGAACAAAAATCTTATAGCGCCTCCTTTTATTCAACAGACAGCATTTCCTGTGCTGTGAGAGGCCACGAGGATTTCccctctgctccagtgt gtgtcCATGGAAATTCATGCGACAGAGTGAATTACATCGACAGGAACATCTGTGCCTTTAAAGGCTCATCAGTGGACATCTCTTGCAGTTACAGCAGTCACTATGATCCTATCACTAAGTTCTGGTTCGTTGCTGAGCAGCTGTATCGCCCTCGAGCTGTGGACTTACTCAAAGACCCAGAGTTCACACATCGTGTTCAGGTCCTTGAACCAGAGCGAGGGCGCTCCACTCTGAGAATAATGAACCTGAGACTGAGTGATTCAGCCCAGTATCgcttcacattcaaatcacaGAGGTCTGAATGGGAGAGAAGTTTCCCTGGCACAACTCTGACTGTCACAG ATCCAGATGTTCAGGTGATCTGGTCTCCGATTGGTCCAACACTgacttgtcacagcagctgtcttctctctggtcgTCCCTCCTTTGTCTGGTACAAGAATGGAACAGAAATTCACGGGGAAACGTCTCCAACTTTCAGGGGATTCCTTCACCCTGAAAACAGCTATTCCTGTGCTTATGAGCTTCACCACTCGTcccctgtgt ATGCTCCGAAGGTTCCTTTAGTGCAGCTGAGTCAACCTGGAGACATTCTGAAGGGCAGCTCGgtgtctctgacctgcagcagtgatgctaacccaccCCCTGCATACGCCTGGTACAAAAAGAACCAGACTTTGCTCAACAGAGCAGCTCAGCTGGTTTTCAGCTCCATCCCGTTGTCTGACTCTGGAgaatattactgcacagctgagaatgcgCTGGGGAAGACAGCGTCTAAACGTgtcttaataaatgtgaaat ATGCTCCacagtcctcctctgtgtcagtgagtccctctggtgagatcatggagggcagctcggtgactctgacctgcagcagtgatgctaacccagcagctaattacacctggtacaaggagaaCCGAACTCTGCTTCAAGGACCAGAGGGCGTTTatcgtctctcctccatcagctctggggacAGCGGGGTCTACTCCTGCAAGTCTGAGAATCAGTACGGACGGATCAACTCCACGTCTCTACACTTAGACGTCCAGT acgctccaaagcctccctctgtgtcagtgagtccctctggtgagatcatgaagggcagctcggtgactctgacctgcagcagtgatgct